One region of Sebastes fasciatus isolate fSebFas1 chromosome 1, fSebFas1.pri, whole genome shotgun sequence genomic DNA includes:
- the LOC141776662 gene encoding uncharacterized protein LOC141776662, whose product MDSPTKFPTINDPEVEAVRQALQLFTYKCGDPAVTRQDLRRESLRINAQTMEVLVRKVRRLRSADRKASLLQRELKATKAKLASSLLESEVAQASACFERDGRGTGYRHAVLKWPISPFTGRKHKLVIPAKSPDKKFVLLVGASHLRAIVDGFVKMPEGGLSFGAMSTPGACAAVLRTEVVHTVLPRTPDAVCVMAPSNNLTSSRTIEEAGADFGKLLATVSERCPNVFVLDFPPRLNVEVALQDFMRQEFRRVAARMGMKYYSMVEYFPLHRLDLWAGDGIHLSDRGGMEILVDVLWGAAYKQLCCPAPAPAPQVSPRPSPPRFTPTVVVKGEVKVPRRLNPYDWTLVGQGGKRSQPGLLEPSHGAPRKRMVQQQAVLRDCFIPLTPVRFSSAMLDAMDKLVPSHLPSPVEGTVPQPKKKPTVGHQQRAAASQRTLAKRQVEAATSFVEVPSRIASTSSLQAVVPDEVKATPSVEVSARRSPAVPVPEPEPEPEPEEMPETGVRMRRTPRSVKGKSDGVENAKTDHYRFVKGSFHQGDVRFGKNAGTQCVAMSLAAMIMHEGKNVVTWTSQLLDKVVIAGNYLYSFLDTQDMISDKSENGYLMITDLPEKCTYRGRPYGLRYSEPIAGDLNVHEGSLLTQGFAYSLSDGLKKVFASHDRCFFTAHGKTCAIFCQDGQYIVFDSHARNTFGMATDSGKSSVFYRPTVDAVCALIYSWTPCKQAVTDMRPFEITGLVVNPMVEFESDAGVLDVSGDMVDRQQLASSSNTFTFKFESDAGVLDFSDDMVDRQQLASSSNTFTFKFESDAGVVVSDDMVDRQQLASSNSTFTFKSESDAGVVDVSVDVSDDDDVCCVDSSVIGFPMTGFQFNVLSKDVSQTLCKQLNVAFEKQGEVPSGSYGALGTSAESTDKGPQ is encoded by the exons ATGGACAGCCCCACAAAATTCCCAACAATAAATGACCCAGAGGTGGAGGCCGTGAGGCAGGCCCTCCAACTTTTCACA TACAAATGTGGAGATCCGGCGGTGACGCGCCAGGACCTCCGTAGGGAGAGCCTGCGCATCAATGCGCAGACCATGGAGGTCCTGGTGCGGAAAGTCCGTCGGTTGCGGTCGGCGGACCGCAAGGCGTCGCTGCTCCAGAGGGAGCTCAAGGCCACGAAGGCCAAACTGGCGAGCTCCCTCCTGGAGTCAGAGGTGGCGCAGGCCTCGGCCTGCTTCGAGCGCGACG GCCGCGGTACAGGTTACCGTCACGCTGTGCTCAAGTGGCCAATTTCCCCCTTCACTGGGCGGAAGCACAAATTGGTCATTCCAGCCAAGTCTCCAGACAAGAAG TTTGTTCTGCTTGTTGGAGCATCCCATCTACGTGCCATCGTAGATGGGTTTGTGAAGATGCCGGAGGGAGGGCTCTCCTTCGGTGCCATGTCCACGCCCGGGGCCTGTGCGGCTGTGTTGAGGACCGAGGTGGTGCATACTGTTCTGCCTCGGACACCCGACGCAGTCTGTGTCATGGCTCCGAGCAACAACCTCACCTCGAGCCGGACTATCGAGGAGGCAGGGGCAGACTTTGGCAAGCTCCTGGCCACTGTCTCCGAGCGCTGTCCTAAC GTTTTTGTTCTGGACTTCCCTCCACGTCTTAACGTCGAGGTGGCCCTGCAGGACTTCATGCGTCAGGAGTTTCGTCGCGTGGCGGCACGGATGG gcatGAAGTACTATTCCATGGTCGAGTACTTTCCGTTACACCGCCTTGACCTGTGGGCTGGAGATGGC ATTCACCTGAGTGATCGTGGTGGAATGGAGATCCTTGTGGATGTACTGTGGGGTGCTGCTTACAAG CAACTGTGCTGCCCAGCACCAGCACCCGCACCACAGGTTTCTCCCAGACCATCGCCGCCAAGGTTCACTCCAACTGTCGTCGTGAAGGGGGAGGTCAAGGTTCCACGTCGACTGAACCCTTACGATTGGACACTTGTTGGACAGGGCGGGAAG AGGAGCCAACCTGGGCTTCTTGAGCCATCACATGGTGCACCCAGAAAGAGGATGGTCCAGCAGCAG GCAGTTCTGAGGGACTGTTTCATCCCGCTAACACCCGTCAGGTTTAGCAGTGCCATGTTGGATGCGATGGACAAACTTGTTCCATCGCATCTTCCCAGCCCTGTGGAGGGTACTGTTCCACAACCCAAAAAG AAACCGACTGTGGGACATCAGCAGAGGGCTGCTGCCTCCCAGAGAACCCTGGCAAAGCGTCAG gTTGAGGCAGCAACGAGTTTTGTGGAGGTGCCTTCCAGGATCGCATCTACCAGTTCTCTCCAAGCGGTGGTTCCGGACGAG GTGAAGGCAACACCCAGCGTGGAGGTGTCTGCAAGGCGATCCCCTGCCGTGCCTGTgcctgagcctgagcctgagcctgagcctgagGAG ATGCCGGAGACGGGTGTTCGTATGCGGCGCACACCAAGATCCGTCAAAGGTAAGAGCGATGGTGTTGAAAACGCAAAAACAGATCATTATCGTTTTGTTAAAGGGTCTTTCCATCAAGGAGATGTTCGCTTTGGTAAAAATGCAGGAACGCAATGTGTAGCAATGTCTTTGGCGGCTATGATCATGCATGAAGGGAAAAATGTTGTGACATGGACTTCTCAACTGCTGGACAAAGTTGTTATTGCAGGGAACTATTTGTACTCTTTCCTTGACACACAAGACATGATATCTGACAAGTCAGAGAATGGATATCTCATGATAACTGACTTGCCAGAAAAATGCACATACAGAGGACGTCCATATGGCTTGCGATACAGTGAACCTATAGCTGGAGACTTGAATGTTCACGAAGGAAGTCTTCTCACCCAGGGATTTGCTTATAGCTTAAGTGATGGCCTGAAGAAAGTATTTGCATCACACGATCGCTGTTTCTTTACAGCACATGGGAAGACGTGTGCTATTTTTTGTCAAGATGGACAGTATATTGTTTTTGACTCGCATGCACGAAACACATTCGGCATGGCCACCGATTCTGGCAAAAGTAGTGTTTTCTACCGCCCCACAGTAGATGCTGTGTGTGCCCTTATCTACAGTTGGACTCCTTGCAAACAAGCAGTCACAGACATGAGGCCATTTGAAATTACAGGACTTGTTGTGAATCCAATGGTGGAGTTTGAATCTGATGCTGGTGTACTTGATGTCAGTGGTGACATGGTGGACAGGCAGCAATTGGCCTCATCTagcaacacatttacattcaagtTTGAATCTGATGCTGGTGTACTTGATTTCAGTGATGACATGGTGGACAGGCAGCAATTGGCCTCATCTagcaacacatttacattcaagtTTGAATCTGATGCTGGTGTAGTTGTCAGTGATGACATGGTGGACAGGCAGCAATTGGCCTCATCTAACAGCACATTTACATTCAAGTCTGAATCTGATGCTGGTGTAGTTGATGTCAGTGTtgatgtcagtgatgatgatgatgtctgtTGTGTTGACAGTTCTGTTATTGGATTCCCAATGACAGGCTTTCAATTTAATGTGTTATCCAAAGACGTTTCTCAGACATTGTGCAAACAGTTAAATGTTGCGTTTGAGAAACAAGGTGAAGTACCCTCTGGATCATACGGTGCTTTGG GTACTTCAGCAGAAAGCACAGACAAAGGACCTCAGTGA